A segment of the Candidatus Pelagisphaera phototrophica genome:
CAGTAATCGGCACACAGGGCATGTCTTAACAACCAGGGCCCTATTTTCCCAGTCACCGACTGAATTGCCGTAGGTCCGAATGCATGAAAAGGATCCTCCAAGGCTTTCAGCACTAAAAACTGTCAAAGTCGCGGGTTGCAAAAGTACAGTAATCCGTTGTTATTTCTCCGTACGAAAATGTCTAGCGAAGAAATTCAGATCTCGGTCCCATTGTTGCTAGAGTTCTCCTCGAACCTATCTTCCTCTCCCCGAATATTTGCTCGACTATCGAAGCTCATCGAAAATGAGGACACCGGTCTTGATTACGTAGCTTCAATTGTAAAAATGGACCCCAGTCTCGTCGCACATATTTTGAGGGTCACCAACAGCGCCTACTATGGGAGTGCCATTAAGCTCAACGACATAGAGTCGGCCATTGGAAGAATAGGGTTTAACGAAGTCCACAAAGTGCTGAGCGTCGTAATCGCTCACGATTCCTTTTATCAAGCCCTGCCTGTCTACGGGGTGACTGCGACAGAGTATGCAGATGAATGCATTGCCATTGCAGTCGCATCAGAGGTGATTTCAATGAAAGTCGGGATGGATATAAATGCCCCGTATATCACGGGCCTTCTCCATGGAATTGGAAAACTCGCGATCAACCTCTACATCGAAAAGCTCGGCAAATCATCTCGGTTGATCGAGACCAAGAACCGAGAGGTCATACATCGCGAGGAGAGAAACACGTTTGGAATTACAAGCTTAAAGGCCGGCTCGGAACTGCTGAAGCATTGGCAGTTTGAATCGGAAATCTGGCTGCCAATAAGACGACAGAACGATCCTGTGCGAGCAACGAACTACATGCGTCAGACCGCGATTCTCACCCTCGCCCTCTGGGGGACAGACAATTTCAGGGCGTACGACAGTGAAGCAACGCTCCCGAAAAACATCACTTGGGCCCTGAAAGAGCTCAACATCGATAGCTGCGACGTTCCTAGCCTCATGGACGACATTCGATTTGAATTCAATGATCGCCAAAACCTCTTCTCCATGTTGATTTAAAACAGATCAAATTGGGAGGCATAACGCCCAACACCCGTGCGTTCTCAAGCATTCCAGGAAATTCCAACTATTTCTCGATCGCTTAAAATACCTAAAGCGTTGTCAGCATTTCTATCCAAAATGCTAATCGGATTCATAGTCCTGAATCCCAATTGCATAATGTCCCAAAACATCGTGTACGAGACGATGCCGGAATTGATTGAGCGAGGGACGACCGCCTTCTCCCGAGGTGATTATTCGGAGGCCGCAACGGCTTTTCAGAAGCTTCAATCAATCTATTCGAAAGAACCTGAATGGCAGGAAGCACGACTTAGCGAAAAGCTAATGCCAATCGCTGGATACGCCGCTCTGCGAGCGGGGCTCTACGACCAAGCCATTGAGTCTCTCGGCACCTTTTTGGATCAGGAAAGCCCCGCTTACAGTCAAGAGATTTTCGCTAAGTATACACTAGCCCTTACACTGAAAAAAAAAGGCGAGCATGAGAAGGCGCTAAAGGCCTTTATAGAATTTAGGGAAAGCACCTCTTCAGCATCGCAGCAGGGAATTGCTCTGATCCACGAAGCGGATATTCACCTTAAATCCGGCCAATCCTCGGTCGCGACCCGCTTGCTACATGGGGTTTCCGAGAGTGGGGTGGCGATTCGAGTGCAAACACAGGCCCGGCTACGGCTACTTCAAGAACAGATTAAATTAGGAGAGCTCAATGAAGCCGCAAAAACGCTACTCAAGAGTCCTTGGCAATCGGATACGATGCCCGAACTGGCACTTCTCGCATTCCTAGCCATCGAATCGGGTGACGCTTTTTTCAAAAACGAATTGTATGATGAAGCTCTCCAAGCCTACCAACTCGTTCCTTCAAAAAGTGTCTTGCTTGAAAAGCAAATTCAGAAACTAGCCGAACTGAAGAACGTATTTGAAAAACGCAGACGTATTGTCGGCATGGGCGGATTCATGTGGACTAACTTTTATGAACAAGTGATTCAATCAGCCGCATCCCAGCTTGAGGCCCTAAAAGAGGCTCCTGACTATACCGACCAGCTATTGCTTCGTCGTGGTAGAGCATCTCTTCTGGCGGGACGTCCATTCGAGTCTTGGCTCCTCTTCGAGCGCTTGGCCCATGACTCGTCTAGCAATTACATGGAGCAAGGCCATTTTAATTGGATACTCGCCGCCAAGGGAATCCATCGATTCAACGCCGCAATCTCAATCGCCAAAAACTATCTCCAGCTGTATCCAGGATCTGATTCTGTGGATGATGCACTAATGTTGATCGCTAGCTCGCTAATAGATTCGCAACAATATGATGAAGCGCTCAAAGCCCTTACCGAACTGTCCGAGAATGCTGGGAACCAAGACTACAGAATCTCATCGCTCTATCAGCGTGGACAATGCCACATGCGGTTAGGCAATTACCCCGTGGCTAAAGCCGATTTCGACAATGTCGCCCTCATGGCTTCTGAACCGATACTTGCGCAACGAGCAAAACTCTGGTCAGGAATAAGCCAGTTTCTTGAGAGCGACTTTGAAGAAGCCCTGTCAACTTTCAACGATCTTTACGCCAAAACCAGAAGTAGAGAATTAAAGGGAGAAGCCCTCTATCGGGCCGCATGCTGCAAGTATTTTCTTTATTCATACGAAGAAGCAATCAAGCTCCTCGTCGAGTATTCCAATCACTTCGCAGGGCATGCCAGAGAATTTGAGGCTCAACTGCTTCTTGGAGATAGCTACTATGCCCTAAACAGAATGGAAGACGCCATTTCCCGCTACCAGACCATCCCTTCGGATGTTCCCGATCTAGCCCATCTCGCTGCCATTCAAACTGCATTTGGCTACGAGCAATTAAACCAATACGAAGACGCCATTCGTACACTGGAAAGACGATCCAGACTGGAACACGATCCCTACAACTTTACAGAAGTCCAACTGGTCTATGCCGAAATACAACTAAAGCAGGGTTCCCAAAACGATGCCCTCGACGCGTTGGACCTGGCGGTTGCCAAACACGGCAACAGCTTAAACACCGAGAATATGCTCGAGGCTATCAAGCAGCTCACTAATCTAAAGAAAGACAACTACACGGTGCTCTACAACCTTGCTTTGGATCAACAGAGGTACAGGCTGGCGGCCCGATTGGGATTGCTAAGAGCGCTCGATTTGCGAGATAAGAACCTTCTGTTTCAAAGTAACGAGGCGTTTTTGGAATTGGCCAACGAAATTCCGATTGAAGAGCTTCCTCCCGAATGCCTCGCCCATATTGGTTTGGAACTCGTCAAACTGGAATTTGAAAATGGCCCTCGGCTCTTAGAGAGCCTTCTCGTTAAGTACCCGAATAGTAATTACGCAGCGTTCGCTTACTACGGGTTCGCTATATCGGAAGAAGTGGCAGGCCAATTAGGGGCCGCCTTAGGGTGGCTCAATCGCATAGGAACTCGCGACATCAACTCTCCCATTTATGTTGATACGCTTCAACTAGAAGGCTCAGTAAGAATGCATCTCGGCGAAAACGCTGCTGCGCAAGTCGCTTTCAATACTATTCTCTCCTTTAGATGGGCGAGCAGCAAACAAAAGGCGACAAGCCTGCTTTCTCTCGCCAGGCTCAAGGATTTGCAGGGTCACCCCAAACAGGCCGTTGCCTACTGCCAGCGCGTTTTCACTCTTTACCCAGGAATTACGGATGCAGCCGCAAAGGGCTATCTGGCCAGTGCCGAATATTTGGTCCAGATCAAGGAAAATGCAAAAGCCATCGAGATCCTGGACGAATTTCTAGGAAGTCAGGAATACAGACAGACAGAGCAATTCAAGATAGCTAAAGACCTTTACTCACGACTTAGTGAAGCTCAGGGAAAGGAACAAAAATTATGAAAACGTTCACTTGGGCCTCCATTCTAATAACCTTTCTTTCCACGGCTTTTCCGGCAACCGACTCAATTGAACTAGCGAACGGGAAGACCGTCCATGGTGTATTGTCTGGCCGACAGTCAATCTATGTGACTCTCACTATTTCTGAAGGCCAGAGCAAAGCAGAAATACGCCTTAATCCGGATGAAATAGCGGGTATCCACTTTTCGGATTCCTATCAGAGAGACGAAGCCATAAAGCAATACCCGGCCAGCGACCCCTATCAAACGACCATTCTCCTTGAAAGCCTAGTGAGAAAACGTCTACCCTACCTGGAACTTCTTTCACATTCCGACGAAACGCTTTTCTCTATGCTACTGGAGTCCTACATCCAGTCTGGAAGGGCTTCCGATGCTCTCGACCGAGCTAAACTATGGAGAACCAAACTCCGTGCGAACGAAGTTATAGACCAACTTGATGAACTTCAAATTGTGGCGGCTAAAAACGTTGGCGAATTGGATGAAGCGGTGTTTTACAGCAAGCGATGGATCGACTCTGGAAAGTCTGCTAGTCAAACCGCATTGCCCTGGTGCGTTCTCGCGGAAAAATCCTTGAAAGAGGGTCAAATAGAGGATGCTCTTTGGCTTGCCCTAAATCCGATCGTCTTTACAAATCCAAACGCCCCTAGATTCATTGAAAGCGCCTACGAAATTGCTGTATTCTCGGCCTATCAACTCAATGACTACGAATACGCTCTCCAACTTTACACCGACATGAAATTTAGAAAACTGAATTGGCCCATTGATTCAGACAAAGTTGATATCCTAACCAAACTTGAAAACCACGAAACGATTCAATCTTCCAACCCTTCGTTAAAAAAGAGCTCGTCTTCCAACGCTTCAAACGACCTACTCAAAGTAGTCGGCGCACCTTGAACTCGGAATCCAAACCATGCGCACATCAATAACACACACACTGGTCCTTTCTGGCTCCCTGCTTCTTAGCTCAGAGCTATTGGGGCAAGATGACAATGCCACCAAGGTTAAGAGCTCGACTCTGTGGAATATGATAGAGCAAGGCGGCTGGGCCATGATTCCTCTTGGGGTCTGTTCATTGGCTCTAACCTATCTTATAATCCACAGCCTTCGAGAGACCAATCCCTCACGTTTTGGCACAGAATTTTTCGGGACCCGAATGCAATCATTGTGCGGAAGCGGGAAGCTCGAAGAAGCGCTCGCTGCAGCCAAACAGGAACCTACTCTTCTAGGGAAAGCATTCACCGCGGCACTCCCAAAACTAAACGCGGAAAAGCGCGAGAAGGTAGAGGAGACTATTCAGGAACATTTTGAACTGGAAGAACACAGCATTGGACAGTGGATACACTACATTAGTGTGATTGCAACGGTTTCCCCCATGATAGGGCTGCTCGGAACGGTTAGCGGAATGATTGGGGCTTTTCAAACAATGTCCGCTGGCGGCATGGGTCGGCCGGAGCTACTAGCGGGTGACATTGGAGAGGCTCTGATTACAACCGCTACCGGTCTGTGTATTGGTATTCCTGCGATGATTGCTCACTCCTATTTCAACAATCGTCTAAATAACCAGCTCGTAGAAAACGCTCAACGGGCCAACGCCATCAGCGAAAGCTTGTTGAGCCCCCCTCGCTAGCGTCTCAATGCGTATTTCTGGCGGCAAAGCTCGAGGGGTTGAACTTCGTGTGTCCAAAAAATCTGTCCATCGTCCTGCGATGGATCGATTGCGCCAGGGGATTTTTTCGAGCTTAGGACAAACCGTAGTCGATGCTCGCGTTTGCGATCTTTATGCCGGAACCGGTTCTTATGGTCTCGAAGCCCTAAGCCGCAGTAGTGGCTACTGCTGCTTTATCGAGCTGAGCCGAAACGCCTGCACTATGATCAAGAATAATTTGCGGATTGTCGCCAAGAGTATGGGGGAGCCTACTTTAATCGCAAAAGTGATTCAGGGCGACGCGGTGAAGACCGTTGGGCAGATAGACGAAAATTACGACATCATTTTCGTGGATCCTCCTTACGATACAATTACCCATTCAGCCCCAAAACTCTTCGATGCGTTGGATCATGCATTGAGTGATAATGGCCTCGTTGTATTTGAAATGCCAGGGAACCTAGAAATCATTCCCGAAGGCTGGATTTTGAAAAAGCGACTCGGAAAGGGAAACAACCAGCCAACTGCATGCCTTTACAAAAGGGCTTGATCAATATTATCGAAACAGCCGGCTCGTAGTGGTAAATCACCAAATCGAACTCTAGCTTCGCAATCGGTGGTTCAAAAGTGCGAGACCTGCGACTACAGCGGTTTCGGTGCGAAGCGGCCGATCGCCAATATGGGCCAATTCAAATTCCTCAGCTCTCAGCGCCTTTCTTTCCGAACTCGTCCAACCGCGCTCGGAACCTATGGCAACAACAATAGAGCTTTGAGAAAATGGAATGTCTGCCAGGTGGTGCTTCGCTTCATAGTTATCTAGGGCAATCCTTTCGCCACCGCAGTCCAATTGAGTGATTGCCTCTTCAAAGGAGATTCCGAATACAACGGATGGGATACGAGTGCTGAACGCCTGGGCCGCACCCGCGACAACATGCCGCCTCCATTCTCCTGTCTTCCACAACTTCGAGTTTGCGTAGGAGGGTTCACCCCTTTCGGTCGAGACAAAGGTTAGGCTTCGTGCTCCAACCGCAGTGGCCTCTTGCAAGATCTTCCGACTGGTTTGGGGACGCGACAATCCAACGATGACGTCAATCGGTGGCAATGGCGGCTCCTCTCTGTCCAGCTCAAATTGTAGCTCAACGGATTTCTCCCTTATTCGAGAGAGAATTGCCTTTCCGCTCTTTCCATTAACTATTCCGGCATCAAAGCTGTCTCCCTCCTTTCGTCCCAGAATTTCGGTTACGTGATTGATTCGGATGTCGTTTCTTTCGAATCGAGTACCGGTTTCGTTCTTCTCGAATAAAACGATATTCATCGGTACACTACTTGAACAAGCCCGGCAGCCAAGTAGTCAAGAAAGGTACGTAAGTAATCAGCAATACTCCAATTACAAATACCGCCAATAACGGCAGAGACGCCTTGATCACCTCCGACATCGGTTTGCCAAAGCGGTAGGACGCCAAGAACAAGTTCATCCCGATAGGGGGCGTCAGGTAGCCCAATTGCAAGTTGGCGAGAAATATGATTCCTAGGTGAATAGGATCGATACCGAAAACAACACCGAGCGGAACGATGAGAGGCACAATCACAATGATGGCCGAAAAGATATCCATCAAACAGCCCACTAGTATGAGAGCTCCATTTAGCGCCAAAAGAAAAAGGAGCTTAGATTCAATCGTTGCCTGAGCCCAGTCGACCATTTGATCAGGAATCATGGCGAAGATGAGATAGTCCGTCAGACCCATAGCCACCCCCAGAATCAGCAACACCCCTCCAACGAGGAGACCGCATTCTGACATCATTTGTGGCAATTCATTCCGTATCCGTGCTTTACGGACACATCTTGCATCCACCAAGTAAAGCAGGAACGCGTAGAAGGCTGATACCGATGCGGCCTCGATCGGAGTGGCAAAGCCGCTGAACAGGGCAAACAGAGCCACGATGGGTAAGAATAATTCTCCCAACGCGCCGATAAACGCCTTTCGAATTTCCACCCAATCAAGCGGAGCTCGAACGATATTGGCTTGCGGCTGTTTCCATACACCCCAAGCGATCGTCATTAAGACCAACAGCGCTCCCGGTATCGCACCCCCCAGAAAGACATCAGTGAGCGAAAGGCTCACAAGCTTGGTGTTGGTGGCCACTACAGCGTACAGAATCAATGGCAGGCAGGGTGGGAAAAGAACCCCAAGCGAGCCCGCACCTGTAAGCATGCCAATGCTAGAGCGTTCACTGTATCCAGCAGATTGCAGCACCGGCATCAAAAGTCCTCCGAGCGCCAGGATCGTCACTCCTGAGGCTCCGGTAAATGTAGTGAAAAACGCACAGACCAGAACGGTCACGATTACCGCTCCTCCACGGACTCCACCGAATATCGAATGTATCAGCCTGATCAGGCGCTTCGATGAGTCCCCTTGAGTAAGAAAGTATCCCGCCAAAGTAAAAAGCGGAAGCGTCACCAGTAAAGGGTTACTAATAAATCCGTAAAGCGTTTGGGACTGGGTTTGGATCGTTATCTCGACTCGCTCTTCTGGGAAATACCCACTCCAACCCCAGTTCATGATCAAGGCCATACCTCCTATCGCGACATAGAGTGGCGCACCCGCGATCGTGGCCAGAATGAGCAGCACGATCATCGGCCAAACAAATCCCTCAACGTCTTCAAAGGAATGCGTACAAAAAAAGTACAGAGCGACCCCAGCCATAACCGGGATAAGGCGCAAATGCCACGAGGAACCGCTAAACCAGATTATTCTCAATCCCAGTAGAGCAAACCCCACCGGCATAACAGCCATAAATACCCACACTGGAACCCCGAAGAACAAGACTTCATCACCAATGAAACCTGTATTGATAAATTGGTAACACCCTATTCCTATGGAAAATGTCACGAAAACGGAGACTGAGGCGCTAAGTGATCGAGCCGCAGTCGCCCAAGGCCCTTTCAGGAATGCGGTAAAAGTGGAGAGAGAAAGCAGCCGATTTTCTCTCGCCGCGATCGCTCCTCCTGCCATCGCGACAAAAAGGACGAGATGCTGCAGCATTTCAGCTGATCCTGAAACTCCCGAATTGAAACGCCGCAAAGCAATTTCCAAAAGCGGGAGCACCATCATCACTCCCAAGGCAGTTGAAATCAGCCAATTTTCCGTTGAAGCCCAGATCGCGTGGCTCTTCGTAGCCCATCCCATAATTTCAGGTTGGCTATTTTGATTCGGGGAAGAGGGGTCGTCCGCATTTTCCACGAGAAATTGCTAGTGTTCGCTTATTGAAACGCAAGGGGAAAGCTAGCGTGCTAAAACGACCGACGATTCATCCGCGGCAGGAGAGAATGCTAAGACAAAAGCCTATTCTCAGTAAAAGTAGCTTAGTTAGCGCCGGCCCGGTAGTTCGTCAAAATCTGAGTCACTCGATCCCAGATCTCACCCGGTACCGTGTTGTCGCGAATATGACCATAGGCTTCCGTCGAGACGGCCTGCCATTTGCTTCTTAAGTCATCATTCATTTCCTGACTCTTCAAATTCCAACTATCAACCATGACCCTGATGGATTCTTCACTTTCGTTTCGGCCAGATGCAGTCATCTCCTTTCCCGCTTCAACCGCAGCGGCTTTCATCGCATTCTGCTCCTCAGGAGAGAATCGATTCCACATTGTCTTCGTAATCACGATCGCCCCCGTTATTGGTGCATAGTTAAAATCCAGCATGTAGGGTGCTGTGCTATAAGTCTGGCTAGCGAGCGCATAAAAAGGCGGCATAGGAACGGTGTCTATCAACCCGGTGGTCATACTGGAAACGATGTCCGTGCTGTCTATCGCTATAGGACGAAATCCCATTTTTTTTAGGAGATCCGTTTGCTTAGGGTCCCCTGCCCAGGTGAATAATTTCGACTCACGCATATCCTCGGGCGTCAAGATGGGCTTCTTGCTGAATATATGCACCCAACCGCTGTCAATCCAGCAAAGTACCACAAACCCTTTACTCAAAATTCTCTCCTCAAGCACCGGAGCCATTTTTCCCATTACATGCTCGAGCTCGCCAAAGTCTTGGTACAAGAGCGGAACCTTCTGGAATATTGCCACGCTTTCATCGATTTCAGAAAGACCGATTCCTGTGAGCAAGGCCGCGTGCAACCGATTGATCCGCATTTTTTTAATCAATTCGCTCTCGCTTCCCTGGCTTCCACCCGCATAAACGATCAAGCTTGCCTTGCCATTTGTACCCGCCTTCCAATCTTGTCCCATCTTCCGAAGGGTTTTGTCAAAGGACGTGTCTTTGGGGGCCAAGGTTGCCAGCCGCAAGGGAGCGCCCAGTCCCGAGAGAGTCGAAAATATCGCCAGTAAAGAACAGACTAGGAGGCTACGTTTGAACGGAGTTGAAAAGGTCATGATGCAGATGTCGTTCTATCGACTTAGAGAAAAGCTCAAGTTCATTGTATAATGAAACACCAGATTGCTAGAATCGTTTCATTATTTAAGCAATATCACAAACGAATAGGGCCTGCATCCTACTTACTTCGGTTGGAATCATGAATTTTGTAATCCCTTTTCACCAATTCACTTAGGGGCTCAAAACTCAAAAAAACAACCAGTCCAGTCGGGTTAAGAGCCATTTTGCTCTTCTTTGGTAAATCAAGTTGGAAAGCCGCCAATCGGGACGAGCACCCAAGTCAATTGACAGCGCCTGGTTCAGCAACGAAACGAACATTTCCTTGTCTTCTTTGGCAACTGCGACGGATTCCGCGTAGGCGACATAGATAGACGCCATATTGCCCCCTGACAGTTGCTTTGCTTTTCTGAAGTGGCTCGTTGCGCTTTCCATCGGGTTTCCCTCAACTCCGATACGACTCATTTCATAGGTGATAAAAAACCCATGCAATGTCCCAAAATCCCAATCTGGATCCAATTCAAACGCACGTTCCATTATGGCTTCCGCCAAAGCCAAATCGCCTAGGGTCGAAGGATCGTCAAGAGAGAGGGAAACCGCAGCAGCCCATGACAATCCCGTCCAGTAGAGGGTCTCGACGTTTTCTTTCGAGAGACGACTGAGCACCGATTCCGAATCCGCTCTCAAGGCTTCCTCGAATTCCGGATACGAAACTTCCAGAGCCCGCATTCCATATCGCTTCGCCCTAAAATAAAGCCCCTTTGCACGATCTCTCAGCTCGATCGACCGATCGTACTCCTCTTCTTCAACCTCATCCGCCTCAAGCTGCACCCATCCATATCCGTATTGCGTGAAACCGCTTGATAGAGCAATCAGGAGACTTTCATGCTCTGGCGTTTCAGCGAGGACGCTCTCCATCAGTTTTAGACTGAAAGGCAGCGCATCTCCAACCAGTTCAGGGTCTTCGTCTGATGTAAAGACTGTGCCAACGCCCGAGAGGGCGTCGCCAAGCTGATTCATTGCCATTTTCTTAATCGAGCAACCACTCGAAAAGACTAGGAGTGCGAATGCAATGCCGCTGTGTGTCAGGACAGGCTTCATTTCCGTGGCACTTTGATGCACGAATAGGAATTTGCAACTACTCAGTACTCAAGGAACTTGGATTATCCGAATTCGATCAGAGATTAGAGGTAATGCGAAAGACTAAATACCGCTCAAAACGATCCTTCCTTCTGGCTGGGGAGGTTTTTGTTCAGACTCCTCTGTTACAAAAAAGGATATTATCTCATCCATGTCCTTAATAGCCTCATTGGACGAGAGATCAACGAAAGCGAGTCGGCTACCTGCCTCCCCTTGCTTCAGCGTTCCCGCCCAAACGGGTTCACTATCCGGCGATGCTTTCGCCCACACATTGTAGAATTTCCCCAATCGGCTTTCGGGTATGTTTTCGATTCCTATAACGCCGATCTTGATCTTCCGGTCATAGATAGAAAAACCGCCGGCAAACGCTTCGGTATCCACTCCCCCCTCTGACTCGGGAGGAAGTCCCTCTCTCGAAAACCAGTACGCTTCAGCCAGCCCAGTCAGTTCCAAAAGGCGATCCTGGAACTCGTCCTGGTCCTGATTGCCCGCAAAGGTCGCTTTTTGCTCCGGATTCCCCAAGTCACTCAATACAATATCGCTCTCTGAACCATCCGCTAGCCTCGCCACTTGGCTGATCTCGCTGCGGTCTTCAGGATTCACGGTGAACGCAAAGAGTACCGCGATACAAGCAGCGGCAACCCAGCCACCCCACGATAGAAAATTCACGATCGGGGTCTTTTTAGAATCGCTGCCAGTCACCGCCTTTGCACGACTTGTATCCAGGTGCGACATGACATTCGAATAGATCTGGAACGAGGGTTCGAGTTGCTCGCATTCAAGTGCGTCGGCTTCATTCACCCGCTGCCACTCGTGAACCGCGGTCTGCAACTCGCGATCCGACAACACTTGGGACTCCATTTCCGAGAGTTCCGTTTCCGGAAGAGTCCCTAAAGCGTACTGTAGAGCCTTCTCTTGTAATTCTTCCTTATTCATAACAATGTGACATTAACTGTTTAAGACGCTGCATCCCTCGCCTCATGGACGTTTTTACCGTGCCTAGGGGCATTCCTAGGGCGTCTGAAATTTCCTGTTGCGTGAGTCCTTTGCTAATCGCTAGCGAAAGACTGTCTTTCTGGGCTTGAGGCAGCTTATCCAGCATTGAGCGCAATCTAACGATCTCCTCCTTGACCGCTACCGATTCTGAAGGGGATCTTTGATGCGAAAGGACTGCCTCATTTGATTGAAGTGCCGTTGGATCTTCCACAACAGACTCTGGCTTCATCCGACGCAGACGATCAATGCAAAGCCGCTTCGTTACTAAAA
Coding sequences within it:
- a CDS encoding anti-sigma factor domain-containing protein, coding for MNKEELQEKALQYALGTLPETELSEMESQVLSDRELQTAVHEWQRVNEADALECEQLEPSFQIYSNVMSHLDTSRAKAVTGSDSKKTPIVNFLSWGGWVAAACIAVLFAFTVNPEDRSEISQVARLADGSESDIVLSDLGNPEQKATFAGNQDQDEFQDRLLELTGLAEAYWFSREGLPPESEGGVDTEAFAGGFSIYDRKIKIGVIGIENIPESRLGKFYNVWAKASPDSEPVWAGTLKQGEAGSRLAFVDLSSNEAIKDMDEIISFFVTEESEQKPPQPEGRIVLSGI
- a CDS encoding RNA polymerase sigma factor, whose product is MSGPRDDASIEAELIRRIAAGERGAFDELYSRYSRPLFSYAFKFLHDRMVAEEVLQDAFVKIWRTSPRYNPALSRPFSWAVLVTKRLCIDRLRRMKPESVVEDPTALQSNEAVLSHQRSPSESVAVKEEIVRLRSMLDKLPQAQKDSLSLAISKGLTQQEISDALGMPLGTVKTSMRRGMQRLKQLMSHCYE